ATCTCGTATTTCAGGCTGGATTCCATCCGGGGATTGAAACGGTCGATGATGGCAATCACTTTCTGAATACTGTACTGCCGCACGGTATCGACGTTCATCGAGCCGCGCAGTTCGTGCAGCACGCGCTCCAACTCACCGATCTTGCTGGTTTGCATTTGGGAGAGGGTGTAGTACTTGAAGCTGACGCCTGCTGCCACAAGGCAGATCGAGACCAAAATACCATACAGGAAGATTCTAGAAGAAATGCGGCGCTTACCGTATTTTCCTCCCTGATTTTCTCCTGTTGACATCTGTTCCTCCGTGAGTATGTTCAACTTAATCAATTGTCGTGTTCTTGTTGCAGCTTTGCTTAACCTAAAATCCGGCTAAACATATATTAACTAAAACTGTTTGGCGATTCAATCAAACAACGTACTTGTCAATAGCAGATAACGTGCCAATTACAAAATATATTGTATTTTATAATCTTAAGTCGTTCTGTTCGCACCAATTTCTCTACGATGTCTGTTCGAGTCTGATTCACTTATCTTTAAAATAGGTCGAAAATCGATCATCCTGATAAACAAAACGCGCCTCAAAAGGCGCGATCAGACACATGAAATATATTTTAAATATATGTTTTATATAAATTAAATCTTCATGTTCTTGAGCGACTCCATGGGAGTTTGTGTGTTGTAGTTTGTCTCATTTCAACAAAATTATTGGTGAACACTTTTTACTTATTTTAAAAATGCGGCCAGATTATAATCATTCCAGTTTGCAGATGCAAGAGAAATTTTTTGTTACAATTCGTTAAGAAAATCGAAAGTGAAAATATGTCATAAAATAAAAAACAGCATTGCCAGCAAATCATAAATTCAATGGCAACACTGTTTAATTGACATTAACTCAACGAAAATAAATCGATATCTACTCAACGACAACCTTTTGATAGCGCTTCTTTCCCGCACGGATAAGCAACTCACCTTTATCTAAATCTGCCATATTGACACGCTCATCAATCGTCTCAATTCTTCTCCGATTTATGTAAGCGCCGCCTTGCTGTATCAATCTGCGAGCCTCGCTCTTTGATTCGACAATTCCGGCAGCATGGAAAAGGTCAATTACACCCAGGCCGTTATCAAACATCGCTGCTTTGAGCGTGACTTTCGGGATGTTGGCATCATCGCCAGCCTCACCGAACAATGCTTGCGCCGCATTTTTAGCTTTTTGAGTCTGCTCTTCGCCATGAATGAGCTTGGTCACTTCGAATGCAAGCAAGGCCTTGACCTCGCGTAGTTCCGCGCCTTGCACTTGTTTGAATCGCGCAATCTCAGCCATTGGCAAAAAGGTGTACAACTGTAGCAGGCGCACCACATCGCGATCATCCACATTGATCCAATACTGATAAAAATCGTACGGTGACAGCATTTCCGCATCGAGCCAAATGGCGCCCGCGGCTGTTTTTCCCATCTTCTTGCCGTCGGAAGTTGTGAGCAACGGCGCGGTGAGCGCAAATGCTTCTTTATTCTCCACCCGGCGAATCAGCTCAACGCCTGCCAAAATATTTCCCCATTGATCATTTCCGCCCATTTGCAGCACACAGCCGTGTTTGCGATTAAGCATTAAAAAATCATACGCTTGCAAAATCTGATAATTGAATTCTAAAAACGAGAGCCCGGTTTCGAGGCGTTGTTTGTAAGCTTCGGCAGCCAGCATGCGATTGACGCTGAAATGCCGGCCAATCTCGCGCAAGAATTCGATGTAATTCAAGTCCAGCAGCCATTCGGCATTATCGACCATCATGGCCTTGCCCGGGCCGAAATCCAGCACCCGGCCAAATTGCTGCTGAATTCTCCGGCCGTTGGCCACGATCTGCTCGCGCGTGAGCATTTTGCGCAACTCGGTTTTGCCGCTGGGATCGCCGATCATGGTGGTGCCGCCGCCGAGCAAAGCAATGGGACGATGCCCGGCGCGCTGTAAATGTCCAAGCATCATTATTGAAAGCAGATTGCCGACGTGCAGACTGGTCGCCGTGGCGTCGTAGCCGACGTAGCAGGTTATCGTTTTTTCATTTAGAATTTGGCGCAGCCGTTCCTCGTCTGAGACTTGCTCCACAAAACCGCGCTCTTTGAGAATGTCGAAAGCATTTGCCAT
This genomic interval from Cytophagia bacterium CHB2 contains the following:
- a CDS encoding tyrosine--tRNA ligase, which gives rise to MANAFDILKERGFVEQVSDEERLRQILNEKTITCYVGYDATATSLHVGNLLSIMMLGHLQRAGHRPIALLGGGTTMIGDPSGKTELRKMLTREQIVANGRRIQQQFGRVLDFGPGKAMMVDNAEWLLDLNYIEFLREIGRHFSVNRMLAAEAYKQRLETGLSFLEFNYQILQAYDFLMLNRKHGCVLQMGGNDQWGNILAGVELIRRVENKEAFALTAPLLTTSDGKKMGKTAAGAIWLDAEMLSPYDFYQYWINVDDRDVVRLLQLYTFLPMAEIARFKQVQGAELREVKALLAFEVTKLIHGEEQTQKAKNAAQALFGEAGDDANIPKVTLKAAMFDNGLGVIDLFHAAGIVESKSEARRLIQQGGAYINRRRIETIDERVNMADLDKGELLIRAGKKRYQKVVVE